The DNA region ATATTTAGCGCTTATCATTTTACTGTAGTTTTTCAAATGTCTGACATTCATCTTTTCCCTACCtctaaattcctttctttttcacattATCTTTCTTGATTgctttttaatagaaaaacaaacaaagacatgGATTTATTGTGCATATTAGCAGATCCATACTGGAAAATGCATGGAGGTTTCATATATACCACTTACAGTAAGGAACAGCTCAGAGTATAAAGTCGAGAAGAAAGAATCTGAAATATTAGACTTGTTCTGAAATAAGCTTACCTAGGATGATACCACTTTTGCTTAATCAGAATTTCCCCTTTCCAACTATTTAACAGTGgcaaatataaaaaaatctgGTAGTGAAAATACATAGCAGTCACTTCATATTACTGCCTCCCCCAACCTACTCAACTTCTGAAGAACAGGGGTTTTTCAAGTTTTGTTCCCCTTTAAGTtttaatgggggaaaaaaaaaaaaaactttaaaaaagtcatGTTGTACCAAGATATCCCCAGAGACAACTGCAATTTACCAAGGTTTTCATGTGTTTTGAGAGAAATCTTACTGAAAGAATAGTGATGTCCATTTTCCAGTAAATACTgagtgaaaaacaatttttataccCCAATCCGAGGTACAAACTTGCTTTTTGTGGGAACACAACTGCTGTAAATTAGACAATTGCAGCAACAATCCAAGACAATAACAGAATGCCTATGACAGTCTGCCATATTCTGGTGAGTGTCTATCAAAGCTCATCATGATTTTTTGTGAGATCTTCCCCATAATTGGTAGCTTGGCTTCCAACGAACATGTTCCAATTCTCCAATATTTCCTCTTTAGTTAGCTTCTCATCCTATAGAAGAGATGAAAGAGCTCTGTCATGGAAGCTCTGACAACTGTACTAGTTCAGCATGATGTTCATGTCATTTCATTGATTTGCAATgtttaaaatactatatttagTAATTCAGAAGCTACTGGGCACCTCCTTCATCTACCATGACTGCACTGCAAAACTCCAAATCGGAACAGCCTCTTGCTataaaaactgtgctaacatatGTCAGGGAAGTCCCCGAGTAATTCAGAAGCTAGAATCCATTCGTGTCCACAAGCAGTGTTGGTCTTCCCAAAATAGGCCCTCAAGAATGCCACTTCCCTCTTATGGCCTCACTGCCTAACCTGACTATTGGCATAACCTGAGAATTTGGGGGCAATCAGCACAGCAGGGAATAGGCaggaaatttttctaaatttattgatttgtttatttgaatGTTTACCAATAGATACCGAAGTACTAGGCATTAAAGCCAGAAACCTGAGCTTGCCTGAGGATGTCTGGGCTTTAATGGGATGGGCTTCCTTGTTCCTGACACATCACAgatgtttgataaatatttggtgacaatgaatggataaataagctGATCCTAGGGCAACACGGGGTATACTTCTTAAATCGTGTCCTGCCCACAAAGTTCTGCAGTCCTAGGAAATGTGACTTAATGTAAGTCTGTGGCTCAGAGCTGACTTTCCAGGAAAGTTGGGGCCTAATAAGCTTAGTGTGGGTTATCATGGTATTAGCTCAAGTTTACAGGTCTCCACAAGAAGGAAAAGTCAATAAAAACATGGTCATATGGGTCAATGCTATCGCCGAGAAAAAACCAAACCAATCTTACGTAAACTGTCTCTCTTCAATCAGTGATTCCAGAAGAATGGGAAATACCTTGTTTTTGTCTGACTCATATACCAGATGCCTGGCCTCAGCCTGTGCATGATCATAATCTTGAGGGAGGATCCAGTGGCGAATCTCATCTTTGTCCAACTTCCCGTCCTTGTTCAGATCCCGGAATTCGTTAAACTGCTCCCGTTCTGATAAAACCCAGTCTGGCTCAGGGCCATTCTCCTCATGGGAAAACATATCCGCTAGAAGGGAAGGTTGTTGCTGGTTACAAAGGAAAGTGGGAAGGTAAACCATCCCCGCAAAAAAACTTGACCTCCTGAGCTTTAGGAAAGGCGATGACCAATCCAGAGACCTAACTCAAACAGCTGGTAGGCAGTTTCTTGGGGataatgatgaaataatttattcatgaTGAAGGCCACGTGGTGGAGTAGAAAGAACCGAGTTTCGAAGCCGAAAGATAAATCCCGGCTTTTGACTTAGTTCAGTGACTGAGCCTgaagtttccttgtctgtaaaatggagatgataatttATAAATCACGGGGCTATTATGATCAAATGTGCCATTTTGACGTAAAAGCCCTCTACAATCCAAACTGGTACTACATAAGTGAAAACTAATAATAATGACTAAGATTGAACACTATGGTCCTGATACTGTATAAAGTGCTCTACacacatttttcatttgattttcacacaACAACCTTACGAAGTGAGTGCTGttataattcccattttacaggtgaaaacaATGAGGTAAAGTCTTACCCAATGACCCACAGCTCATATGAGCTGGAGGCTGCACAGGAACATGGCCACTCTGCTTTCAACCAGAGTCTCAGCCACTGTGTTTAGTACTATTGTTTATATCATTTCCAAAGGGCTTTCActtgtcattttatttcattctcataaCAATTCTACAAGATGGATCATTATCCCCATTGTACAAAATGGcaagtaaagaaaaaggaaacgtttttgcactgtgtgtgtgtcagtAGCTCTTGGAAAAGAGAGATACCCTGCAGGCAGTTTCTCTGTaatggaggcagagcttggaaaTGTCAGGTGGTGAAGGGAGCAGGTtgtaagagaaggaaaaaaagagacaagacccCTGACTACAAGGCAGACCCCTAACTGACATGTCTAcattgtttttgagaaagagcTGTAATATGTATTAGCTAATTCAAGCTTCATCGAATCCTGCAAGAATGggctaacttttttttcccattttacagatgaggaagctgaggtttaAAGCCATTACATGATTatcccagggtcacacagctaattgGTTGAGAAGCTAGGGCTCCTAATTCCAGTGCCCTTCCTACTACACCCCCCCACCACACACTTTTCACTTGTCGCCTCCCCAAGAAGTGAAATGATGAGTCAATACATTGGGTTCCTCTGCCTGTGAGTCACTAGGTATCCGATTTTCAAGCGCAACGCCTCCACCTCCCTCTCTCTATTCAGTGTAAAGAATGGGATGCTTCTTCGAGGCAAAGCCACTCAAAGAGTTCTGCCCCTGACTTTGCACCACTTCAATGTACAGTTCCGGAGGGCTGAGCAGAGCATACACTTTCAATCAAAAGCACTACATTGTTTGTTTTAATCATGCAGTCTTTGCTGTCAGTCTCATTTCATCCCCAGTGCCACGGTGAGAGGTATGCGCCTCTGAACGTGACCCTCGCATGTGGACCCAGCAAGACGCTGGCACTACTGCTTCCTCTGATGAGGGAGCTGTCAGCATATGTCATTCTATCAGGGTAGTGCCACCAACATCACTTTAATTACTGTGGCGAGAGCTACCTTGTCTGTTACCAATGACACACAAGGAACAGTGTTCGGCTCACGATCAAACATAATTTCTAATGATTAGAGGAAACTCTGCTCTTCATTGCTGAAGGCACTTGTTCTTGTATCTGGGGTGGCAAAGTAATACAACCACAAAACCACAGTCAGACAGCAACTCGGGctctgggttttacatttaaaggtAATTAATGGCTTCGATTaaaaatctgtacaaaaaattatacatatttcatTCCTCTTGTCATAGGTCAATACTTAAATCAAATGATTTTCTGGCTTTTACTTTATCGAGACTTGGGAAAAGAGCTGCCATGAGAAGGGAGCCTGCAGCTGGAGCCATGTGCCATAGCAGGTGGTAAGGATCAAATGGAATTGTCCTTGTTGTCTGCTCTAGTCCTTTCCAGCAGGGGTTGGGCTGGGGGGATTTGGAGCTACCAGGAAGCGCTCTAAACAGTAATGGTGGGTTCAGACCCAAATACATTAATTTGACTCTATGGGACTCCCAACCGAAGGATGGGAAATGAGGGGCACAAAATAACAATATTATTGGGCAATTGTGCACTCTATAAAACATTTATCTCTCTAAGAAGAATTCCTTTCTGCAAAGAGCTCAGGCATATAAACAGTTCTGTTAATCACAGCTGCATCTACTCAGAGCTTCTACGCCCCATTGACCCCATCCAGTTTTAGAGTTTTTGCCCTGACACTGTCTCTTCTATCTTCACTGTAAATCTATGGGATCTCCAATGCCCTTTTGCAAAGGTAAAACTAGGCAGTGTGACGAAGGGCACCTCTCAGAGTCATGGGGCCAACTGTTGGCCAGCCTTGTGTAGGGCCAGCCTTTTGATCTCTTCTCCACCGAATAAGGTCTAATAATACTTCCCTGATACTACACCACTAGGGCTGATGGGACAAGCAGGCTGGAAGTTCACAGGAGTGACTTATAGACTTCCAGCTGTTGCTAAAAGAGACGTCTGGGGAAAGTAGCCAGACGTGTGGGTGGGGGGGCATGTGGCCCAGTCGGGAAGCTGAGCAAGACTCTAGGTCAGCACTCACCAATATACTCATCCTGATCCACAAACCCATCCCCGTTCTTGTCGATGTCCTCCAGGGTTTCCTAGGAAGCAAAGGGTAAAACAGAATGCAAGATGGCCATGTGCTCTAAGGAAGTCTGAGAATTCTATTGTCCTCCTTTATCCAGCTTTTACGGCTGAATGCTTGGTGACTTCTGGCTCATCTCCTTACTTCCCTGGGAACtagtttcttatttgtaaaaaacAGGCAATAGTTTCTGTTCCTAATCCCCCACTCCAATTTCAAGAGCAGAATGCTTTCTTCAAAGCAAGACGTACCTGTAACCCCAGAGGTGCTCTGATGATATCAGGAGGACCTGCCAGGCCAACCAACTCCACCATCCAACCAAAACACCCACTGGGGAACATGCGAGAAAACCAGTGTGAGAACCACTGGATTACATGATCTCAAGAATAGACTCCAGTGCCAACAGGACTATGAATACTGAGTTGGTGTCAGAGAAATGTGAAACAGTGgtcaactaaaaaataaaagtataactgactttttaatgtattatgCTCTGTATTTAGTATACTTGACcccttatttacatttttttgattGGGTCAATAATTAAATGAGTTTACTGTTCATTGGCACAGCAACTCAGAGGCATCCTGGGCCAAACCAAAGAGAAAACCTGAGAGCAGAGAGCCACTCCCAAAGACTTGTCATCCACTGTGGATCGTTCCCCACCTGCACTGTCCTCTGCCACATTAGCTATCACTACATGGATGGTGAGTGGTAGAGAAATGATTCTTGGAGCCACCGCCCAGTCCTTACAGTCATGGCGATCACGAGGATGAAGCATGAGCGGACCCTTCCACCACCTGGATAACTAAAACCATCTACAGCTCGTGTAAACAAAAGCTCTAGCCATCTGTTTCCCAGGATTGAAACAGTTGGAACTGGCTTGGTGCATCTGCCCAGGAAAACAGGTGATGGCATTTATTTAATTGTCAtggaaaatgaagacatttgGGACCCAACAAGACACTATGGAAAGCAACTACATTCTGAGGCCTTACAAGCAGAGTCACTCCTCAAAGCCTAGGGCCTGATCCACCCACCCTCCAAAGACCTACCCCCTAAGGGTAGCATCCCTTCCAGCcataatttttactttacatttcCACACAGTTTTAACAATCCAATTCATCCCATTTCTTACTCTTTTCCCAAGTTccttaaaactgaaaaatggggCATGGGGCAGAGACTAGCTAGTTGCTCACTTAAGccatttgctctttttcttttttccttttttttgaaacggagtctcgccctgtcgcccaggctggagtgcaatggcacgatctcagcttgctgcaacctccgcctcccgggttcaagtgattctcctgcctcagtctcccgagtagctgggattatagccacgtgccaccatgcccagctaatttcttttctatctttagtagagacagcgtttcaccacgtgggccaggctggttttaaactcctgacctcatgatccgcctcctcggcctcccaaagtgctgggattacaggcatgagccactgtgcctggcccctattTGCTCTTTCTAGGCACATATCTAAACTGTATTTCCCAGCCTCTTCATATCTAGGAGGGACCAGTGTAACATAAGCGAAGGGGATGTGTCATTCCCTGGCCAGAACAGTAAACAAAGACTCTTATCTTctcatttcctctcttttcctttgtcaGCCAGTTGGGTGTTGCCAGGATGACTCTGAAGCTACAAGATGGCAGAGCACAAGCAGGAGTGCTTAGAGGAGAACTGGGTACCCAATTGTGCAAAGAGAACAGCCTGGGAGGTCCATCTGACTGGAACAAACTTTGCTAGTGTTAAATGGCTATAACTGGGGgctatttgttatagcagccagccTGACTTGACTAATTTACTGGGTAGACAGGTATTCCAACAAACTCTACTTTGGAATCCTTCTCCAGTTCCCTTCAGGCTGAAAAATGTTCTCTCTTTGGAAGAGACAAGATTTGGAGGCAGTTTTCTCCCTGGTCTTTTCCCAGCCCAGGACCTTCACTTATCTTACCAGAACCACAATTTCCTTCATGTGTTCAAACTCTTCAGGATGCAGAAAGGCGGTAAactcctcccgagtagctgtcaGGTCACCATCGAGGTCTGCAGCTTTGAATCTTCTCTCGTCACGTGGCAGCATCTTTTTAAAGGTGTGATGATCTGAAGAATCATGAAACTCCGCAGGGTTTCCTGCAGGATGTATGTATGCAGAAACGTTTTTCAACTGTGCTGCCAAGAAAGGCGTTTCCTGCCACATCACTCATCCTTCATGCTCAAATGGTACACACAGGGAAAAAAGGTCCCGACCTACTGagttctttaaaacattttatgtcaGAATGCCTCTAATATCAGTCCCCTCAAGCCACCCCGTAATCTAGGCCTCAGGGCATATTAGGGGAATTATTGCAAGTGGTTAAGAGCGCGGGCTTTAGACTATATCACTGCCATACTTCTCTTTGCAGAACTCTGCTTTCATCATCTCATTCTTTGATCTAGAACATACAGAGGCTCTTTGGTACCCAAAACATCTTGTCTcaacaccgtgcctggctttcAAGATCTCCCTGATTCTGgccgtgtgcatgtatctttggtTCTCCTCGGGCCTGTTTCTTGGTCATGCTCACCATGTACCCAGCAGGTCTGTACCCCGTACCTCTGTAATCTCACTTCTCCTTCATTCTCCCGGTCCTGTTTGTCTTGGATCCAAGCCCTTCCCATTACTGCATGCATTGCTGCATCTTTGCCCCTCCAATTGACCCACCTTCTCCAAATATAAATCCATTCTCCAAGGCCCCAGTTTCCAAACCACCCAtaccaggaagccttccctgactgctcCGGCCCGCTCAATCCTTGCTATCCGGAATTAGGCAGCATTTTGAAAGTGTACCACAGACAcactttccttctgctttcttctccctgtgtgcCTCTGAGATGAAGTTGAGATGGGGTCGCAAtctaagggatttttttttattagcccTCACAGTCCTTCACTCCCACCTGTAACTTCACTCACTGTAAGAAACTCAGTACGTTCCGGGTTTGCAGAGGAGGGTGTTATACAAGCACGTTCTACTTAGGAGGCTGTGACATCTCCCTGAAGGGAGTGGATATGATGAGAGAGGAGAGAGTCTACAAAAAGCTTGTGCCCCGGGCCCCCGCTGTGTCATCACTCCTGCAGCACCTCTTACCTAGGTAGTAACCATAGGTGGCTTGTTTGTATTCTTCCCAGGAAATTTTATCATCCTTGTCCCTATCATAATCCTTCCAGACTTTGGCGACATTATCGAAGATGTATCTTTTCTGCACCCGTTTGATCCAGGTTTTCAACTCCTCAGTAGTGACAAAGCCATCCCCATCACTGTCGATTCGATCAACAATCTTTCtgcagtacaaaaaaaaaaaaaaaagaaaagaaacctacacacatgcacaagGCTATTATTAGGGCTTTGTGTGATGCTGGTCCAGCAAAAGATCAAACACTTGCACAATCTAAAATGCACAAACAACTACAACAGAATCAATGATCTAAGGAGGCTGGAAGGAATCTTCAAGTTTATCCTTCCACGGTTGATGTGCTTTCCCCCCACCAGTGCCGATGGCAGACACCGCTAATGGAGTGTACCCCTCTGTCCTGATAAAACTAGAGGTGCTCTCAGAATTCTCAGCACTGTGCTCTGGTGATGGCCACTACCAATGCATCAGAGCTGATCTGTAAGATGAAACCTATTAATCTTCCCTGCTGTAGTCCAACATCCTCATTTTGGAGtaatggaaactgaggcccagagaaatggGATAACTTTTCTAAGATTACACAGCCAGTATTTGGTAAAACTGGGGTGAGAATTCATGTCTTCTGGCTTAGGTCCAATGCAAAAAGTGGAAAATTGTATGTAAATCAAaagatgattttgttttgtttttttaaatctcaccACGGTGTATGCAAAGACTTGACACTTAAAGCAAGAGGACACCAGATGGTGGACACAGCACAAATGTCAGGGCTGAAGGAGCCTTGACATCATGGAATCTACTCACGAAACTTGACCAGCTGATCCGCTCTAGGAACCTTAAACCCTTTGCTCTTAGGGTAAAGATTCCTATACCAGCTCCACAGCTGGGCTAGGTTTCAGGAACTTCCCACTGAACTCCACTGAGGTACCCTAAATGCTAGCCCAGAGCAAACTTCAAGCTGGGAACTCACTTTTATCATCTCTAGATCAGACGGTCCCAAACCAGGACAGCATTCTGGTAGGGAACTTCACAAACACCCCCAAGCTATTCCTAGTGTTTAAAAAAGTTTCACCCTTGTAGTCCATTTACCTGGGAGGAGGTCATACAGGCTAACTCTAGATTTCGTTCTTTGTTTGGGGCTGGAATTCTATCAGCTTCAGTGGCAAAACTTTCTTACTTTTCAACAGACCTTCTGATTGGCAATTAATCTTTGATTAATAAAAAGTGGGAAACAAATTCATCAGTAGTTTGACAGAGAAAATCTCCTATAACTTTTCTTTTAGGTGGGGGGAGGGTGTACACGAGAAGGGTAGGAGTG from Rhinopithecus roxellana isolate Shanxi Qingling chromosome 15, ASM756505v1, whole genome shotgun sequence includes:
- the RCN1 gene encoding reticulocalbin-1, which gives rise to MARGGRGRRLGFALGLLLALVLAPRVLRAKPTVRKERVVRPDSELGERPPEDNQSFQYDHEAFLGKEDSKTFDQLTPDESKERLGKIVDRIDSDGDGFVTTEELKTWIKRVQKRYIFDNVAKVWKDYDRDKDDKISWEEYKQATYGYYLGNPAEFHDSSDHHTFKKMLPRDERRFKAADLDGDLTATREEFTAFLHPEEFEHMKEIVVLETLEDIDKNGDGFVDQDEYIADMFSHEENGPEPDWVLSEREQFNEFRDLNKDGKLDKDEIRHWILPQDYDHAQAEARHLVYESDKNKDEKLTKEEILENWNMFVGSQATNYGEDLTKNHDEL